The Streptomyces sp. NBC_00306 sequence CCGCGCCATCCTGCGTTTGCGTACCGACCACATAGAGGGCGACCTGGTGCTGATCGAGGGCGTCGGTCCGAACTACGACCCGGCCGAGCGAGCGCGCACGTTGCGAACAGAAGCCGACCGAGCGGGCCGGTCGACCGCGTAATCCTGCTGCCGCTTCCTGGGGCAACGAGGTACTACGGACTCGTAGTACACATCAGTATCCGGAGGCCGTCACCGGCGAAACGGCTCTCCCACGGCTCCTCCAGGCGCAGCCAGGACGCTTCCGGCTGGGAGCAGCCCGGACTCATGCTGTGCCGTACACGCGCCTCACATCAGAACCCTGCCCTGGCCCCGACGAGTTGCTGCGCCACTACGAGCGCGTCTGCAGCAGCGTGAGTTCCTGCCGCGAACTGTGCCATCGGAGCCGGTGGAAGGTAAATATGTCGACAACGCCCCTCGACGCCCGGCAAAGTGGCCGTCCGTGACGAGCAGTGAACTGTGGACCCGTGCGACCGCCGACCGCTACGACGCCGAGGAGACCGAACGGTCCTCGGCTGCGGTTCTGGGACCGACTCTCGCCTTCCTCGCCGAGCTCGCCGGAGAGGGCCGGGCACTGGAGTTCGCCATCGGAACCGGACGAGTGGGCGTCCCGCTCCGGGAACGCGGCGTGCCGGTAGTGGGCATCGAACTGTCCGAGCACATGGCCGCGGTTCTGCGGCGCAAGATCGACGAGAGCATGCTCCCGGTCACCATCGGAGACATGGCCACCACCGTCGTCCCTGGGCGGTTCACCCTGGTCTATCTCGTCTACAACACCATCACGAACCTGCTCACGCAGGACGAACAGGTCGAGTGCTTCCGCAACGCCGCACGTCATCTGGAGCCCGGCGGGCGGTTCGTCATCGAGCTGGGCGTGCCGCCGCTGCGGTTCCTTCCGCCCGGCCAGTTCGCGGTACCGTTCGACGTCTCCGAGCAGCATCTCGGCTTCGACACCTTCGACCTGGTCGAGCAGATTCTGGTCTCGCACCACTTCACCCGCGACGACGAGAACGGCCACTACCGTCGTGGCACCTCGCGGCACCGGTACGTCTGGCCGGCAGAGCTCGACCTGATGGCGCGGATCGCCGGGCTCGAGCTCGAACGTCGCGTCGCGGACTGGGACGGAGGCCCGTTCGCCCAGGACTCCCAGAAGCACGTCTCCGTGTGGCGCAAGCCCATCTGAGGTCAGCCACCGGCTTGTCCGTGCGGGCCGAGCCCGGCCTGTAACTCCCAGCGGCCAAGCCGCGCTTCTGAGCTGAGGCCGAGTCGGAGCGCTCGCACACCTCCGCGTGAACGTCCCGCACAGTCCGGACACCGATCTCTCCCGTCCTGGACGGTGGTCCCTCATCCGCACGTCCTTGGGGACGATGCGGGCCCGCACCGCCGCGGCGATCACAGCCGCGCCGCTGCTCGCCATCGCCGCCTGCAGCGAGTCCACAAGTGATGGAGCAGCTCAACGCGCCCCCCAGGGACACGGGCTTACCCTGGCCGGCGCTGCGACAGGCGATGGAGAGACGACACCGCCACGTCCGAGCAATCGACGCAAGGTGTGGATCGTTGACGTTCCGCGTGTCAGGGCAGGTGGGACAGCAGCAGCTTGGTGAGACGTTCGGGTGTCCGGAGCGGCAGGTAGTGGTCGGCGTCCGAAATCGTCTCGCCACAGGCGCGGGGGATATCGGCGACAAGTCGCTCGGCGATCACCGCAATCTCGGGGTGATCGTGTTCGCCGTGGACGACCAGCGTCGGCGCGGCGATGTCTGCGAGGTGTGGTTCGGCATCACGGCCCATGGAGAGGACGCAGTGCTCTTCGCTCACGACTCGCTGCTCGGCGTTCGAGGCGACCATCGTCTCGATGAGCTCTCCTCCGGGAGCCGTACGGCCCATGGCTGCCCAGATCGCCAGTTCCAGTTCGGCCAGGGTGGCCGTCGCGCGCTCGCGCCGGGCCGTGGCGTAGGCCGACAACTCGGGACTCTGTGGCCAGACATGACCGCTGACCGAGGCACCGATCAGGGCCAGTGCGGTGACGCGCTCCGGGTGCGCGAGGGCGAAGTCCAGCGCGGTCTCCCCGCCCATGCTCAGCCCGACGAGCGCGGCGCGACGAAGGCCGAAGTGGTTGAGGACAGCGCGCAGATCTTCGACGTCGCTGAACGGCTTGTCCGGACGCGTTGAGCGTCCCAGCCCGCGGGCGTCGTAGCGGATCACGTCGTGGTGGCGGGCCAGTTCCGGAACGATGGCATTCCACAGGCGGGAGTCCATGCCGGCGCCGTGCAGCAGCACGACCGGGCTTCCCGTGCCGTTGCGCTCCACCCAGAGCCGACCGCCGTCAGGAGCAGGAATGCGGACTTCACGCGGAGGCACGTCAGATCGTTCGCGGGAGTTGGTTGTCACGCTGCGATCATTTCAGAGCATTCATCCAGGAGGCCACGTTCGAAGCGGACGTTCGAAGCGGACTCCGGCCTGGACGAGCGGGGACCAGGTGTGAGCCGTTGACGGCTCTCCAGCGGGCCTGGGCGGCCTCAACGCGCCTGACACCGTGGGCGGCCTCGCAGCTCGTGAGCCGGCGCCCTGGTGACCTTCGTGCGCAGCCGTACGGCGGCAAACGTCGACTCCATGGTGTTGGTCGTCCGAGGAGTTGGTCGTCCGAAGGCGGATCCAGTGGTCGGCCGGATAGTCGAAGAACTCCAGCAGCACATCCTGGCAGTGGGTGATCTTCGCGAGGGCCTACCTGACTCCAGTGCTTTTCTCGACTGCGGCCAGGTACTCATCCACAGTGAGCACGGAGTGGGCGAACAACGGGTACCGGCCGACCATGCTGTCGTACTCCTGCTTACCGCCATCAGAGGCCGTGGCGTCCTTCAGCATCGTGACGTGGTATCCGCGTTCCATTGCGCCACGACCCGTCGATTCAACACACATCGAGCCGATCATCCCGGCAATGGCAAGGTATTCCACGCCTCGCCGCTGCAGCTGCGTGTCCAGGTCCGTTGTCATGAAGACATCGATGTTCTTGTGCGGCGCAAGTGCCACTTCGCCGGGGCCGGGCGTGAAATCAGGGTGAAACTGCACCGCCCATGTCCCCTGCTCGAAAAGCCTGCTCTCGAACATTGCCTGATGTATGCCCGACTTGTGTCGCCAGTTTCTGTACTCATCGTCACTGTAGGACATACCGGAAAAGAAGATGTGCAGACCGTTCCTTCGCGCCCCCGCCAGAAGGCTTTTCAGATTCTCCACCACCCCGATTCTCTCAAATTCTTCCTTGTACTGCGGGTATCCTTTCCCGTTTTCTGCGAAGACTTCATTGACCGTGTCAATGAGAAGTAGTCCGGTGCATCCAGGGGGGTATTCGTTTTCCTGCATGACCTCCGCCTTACTGCCTGGGTTGCACGAGGAATCGCCAATCGCCCCACCCTCGACCACCCGGACCGGAACGTGCACAGCTATCCGCCCCAGATAAATTCTGTGTCCTGCGCATGCGGGTCGCAAATCGGGGGTGATTCGCTCTCGGTAAATGTGGAGGTCACGCGTGCCTGAAGGTCCACAGCCCGGAATGGCAGCACCCGTCGCTCCATGCGGGTCCCGCGTTCCAGGGCGAGTTGCATCAGGGGGCGAGACTCTTGGACGGACCAGGGCCGGGGCTCAGCGCACGGGAAAGCCGAAAGAGTAGCCCCGCTCCTTGAGTCGGGGGAGGAGCCGGCGCAGGGCCTCGACCGTCTGCGTGCGGTCACCGCCCGCGTCGTGGAAGAGAAGTGTCGGTCCGCCCGGCAGCTCCCGCTCGACGGTGGCGACGATGACGTCCGTACCCGGACGCTCGAAGTCCTTGGTGTCCACGTTCCAGCCCAGCGGGCGCATGCCCCGGGAAGCGGCGAGCTTGCGGCTGTAAGGCGTGAAAGCCCCACCGGGCGCCCGGTAGTACATCGGCCGTACGCCCCCGGACGCCTTGGTGATCATGCGTTCGGCGTCGAGGATCTGCTGCGACTGGTAGGTCTGGGAATCCTTGTCCATGGCGGTGTTGTGCGACACCGAGTGGTCGCACAGCCGGTGTCCGGCCGCGACCACCTTCTTCACGAGGTCCGGGTGCGCCTGCGCCTGCGTCCCCACCATGCAGAACGTCGCCTTCACCCCGTACTCCCCCAGCACGTCCAGCACTTGAGGGGTCCACACGGGGTCGGGGCCGTCGTCGATGGTGATGTTGACGCCCCGCGCGCCCGCTTCCGAGGCGTGCGCGATGGTCGCTGCGACCTGCTTGATGTCGCTGCCCGGCGTGGCCGGCGCGGCCGTTCTCGATGACGAGTCCACGGCACCGGCCTGCGCGGTCCACACCGAGGCACCGGTGGCGAGCAGTGTCACCCCGAGCGCCGCCCCCATCGCCTTGCCGTACCAGCCCCGCCCGCCGCCGTGCTGCGCCATGTCCGCCCCTTCGCCGAGTCCTCGCCGCTCCCCGGTCACTTTGCGACCGCCCTGCAGGACGAGACAGGCAGGCCCATGGATGCGTCCGTTACCAAGCACGGACAATTCCGGGAGAGACCGCAGACAACTCTTCCGCGCACAGGCCGATTGGCCAGGGGCCGGGCAGACGGCTTGCCGGCACGCCACGGGAGGCAAGCGTCATGAGCGAGCCACTCCCCCGCCTGCCGACGCCCGTCGCTTGTAGCGGTGTTCGATGAGGGCGAGTTCGCTCCCATGTGGGCACAGGTGATGGACGATCCGGTGCGTGAGCGGCTTTCGGCGTCCAATGGCAGACCGCCTCGTCCGGCCGCCGGACACCGAGCCAGGTCGAACCGCCGCCGCATCAGCTCCTGACCGCGCTGGGTCGGTCAGCACCGAACGACGCCAGTCTGCTCCGCCGCATCGACTTCGAGGGCGGGCGCTCAGAAGGGGCTGACTCTCGCGCAGTACGTCGATGTCCACATCGCGGAGACTCGGCGCGCTTCGTTCGCAACCTGTCGCCCAAGCCCAGCCCACCCCAGGGGCAGCGACAGCGACAACCGCAGCTCGCTGGCTGACGGTAGATCAGGAAAGCGCCAAACCGCCCTGAGGGCGCTCGCCATTCAACCGTGTGGGCCGAGTCACACATTCAGTCCGCGCCTACGTTGTCTACATCACAGCGCAAATGTCCGTTTAGCCCCATGCTCGGAACAGACACGGACGCCCGAAGTGCAGCCCATCTCCACGCTCTTGGGCTCGAAGGATGAAATCGGCCCACGGCACAGCACGTGTGTGTCCATCCCTGCCCCCCTCTCTGTTCCCCCGTTTTCCCTTGGAAGGTGCTCCAGCATGGCCGCATACCTCTGCCCTCCTGCCGTGATACACGGCGAGCACGCCGTCAAGACCAGCCAAATAGTGGCGGAGGTCAGCGACCGGCACGCGCATGCGGCGTGGGCGCCGCGGATCGACGGCATCGCGGCCAGTACGGGCATCGAGACTCGCGGGTGGATGCTGCCCCTGGAGACCACCGTCGCGCCCGGCAACGACAGCGGCCTGCGGACCATCGGCGTCGAACCGGCCCAACAGGCGCTGACACGCGACGGGTTCACCCAGCAGGACGTGGACCGCGTGGTCGCCGCCCTCGAGACCATTCCCGCGCCGCAGACCGTCCAGGAGCGCACGGCGCCGGCCTGGGAGGCTGTGCAGTCCTATGGGGAGCGTGCAGCGCGGGGAGCGCTGCAGTCAGCCGGGCTGGATGCCTCGGACGTCGACTGTCTGATCACCAGTCACTCCACCACCCCGGCGCTGCCCGGACTGGACATAGCCCTGGCCAACAAGCTGCCGCTCCGCAACGATGTGATGTTGCTGCCGGCCACTCAGTGGGCCTGTATCGCGGGGACCCGCTCCCTGGCGCTCGCGGCGGACCTCGTGGCCGCCGACCCCGATCGGGTCGTCCTGGTCGTCATCGCGGAGGCGCTGAGCACGACCTACCAGCCCGCGGACGACACTCTTGAGTCCCTGATAGTCCGGTTGCTGTTCGCGGACACGGCGGTCGCCGCGGTGGTCACGGGCCGCCCGAGGCTCGAATCGATATTGCGGCTCGACGCCGCCTGGCACCACACCCTGCCCGGCACCCAGGACCTGCACCGCCTGGAGACACGGGCGGACGGCACCCACTTCGTGATGGACCGGCGCGGGCCGCGCGCCGTGCAGGAGACCGTCACGGCAATGTGGGACTGGCTGCGCGTCCGTCACCAGGACTCCCCCGGCTCCTGGCACCCTGACGTGCTTCTCGCCCACCCCGGCGGGACCAGGGTCCTGGAGTACATGGAGCAGACGATGCCCGAAACGTGGCCTGGGGGGCTGCTCGACTACAGCCGGGACAGCTACACCAGCGGCAACCGCGGAGGCGCCGCCGTGTTCGACATCCTGCGGCGGGCGCATGACGCCGGGCAGCAGAAGCCCGGCAATCGCGCCGTTCTGTACGCGGCGGCACCGGGCCTGACGGCCACCGCCCTGGAAGGAGAGTGGCTGTAGTACGAGGCTGCGCCACCCACACGGAAAGAAGCCGAAGAAGCCACTCCGCGCTCCCGTACGCCGGCCGCGTCCCCGACGCAGAGCAGCGTCACCTCGCGACTTCCGCCCAGACGACCTTCCCGGTGTCCGTCCACCGCACCCCCCACCGGGTCGTGAGCCTGTGCACGACGCTCAGGCCACGACCGCTGTCGTCGAGAAGGTCGCCCCGCTTCAGGCGTGGCCTGCCGTTGCCGGTGTCGCCCACCTCGCACAGCAGACCGTTGCCGGCCCTGATCAGCCGTACCGTGATGGGACCGGCAGCGAAGCGGACCGCGTTCGTGACCAGCTCGCTGACCAGCAGCACCATCTCGTCCCGGGTGTCGTTCCTGGTTCGCCATTGCCTCAGCAGCGCAAAGACCTGCGCTCGGGCGCGAGCGGGGGCGTCCAGGCGGGCGGGCAGCCGCCAGGTCGCCGTGTCCCCCTCGCGGTAGCCGATCATCCGCGCGAGCAGGAGCGTCACATCATCGCGCTGGCGCGCGGGAGCCAGCGTGGAGACGACGTGCCGTGCGGCCTGCTGCAGGGCATCCCAGGGGTGCACCGTGGACACGACGTCCGCCAACCTGTCGATGCCTTCGTCGATCGACAGGGCGGGATCCTCGACCAGGCCGTCGGTGTAAAGAGCGAGCAGGGAGCCCGGAGGGGCGACGAAGGTGTGCACGTCGAACGGTTCCCGCAGCGCGAACTCTGCGCCCAGGCCGGGGTGAGGGCGCAGCGCGAGCGGTACCGCGTGCCCGTCCGGCGTGACCAGGACCGGGGGCAGGTGGCCGGCACTGGCCAGCGCCACGTAGTGACTGACCGGGTCGTAGAGGGCGATGCAGCAGGTCGAGCCGAGGGCGCTGTACCCGGCCGCCAGCCCGGACTCCGCGTCATCCAGCAGCGTCACCGTCTCGTCCAGGTGCTCCAGTACCTCGTCCGGTGCGAGCCCCGCGGACAGCAGCGCGCGGGCCTCCATACTCAGCTGGCCCATGGTTGCCGCAGCTCCCAGGCCGTGACCGACGACGTCACCGACCACCAGCGCGGTACGGCCGTCCGGCAGCGGAAAGCTGTTCACCCAGTCGCCGCCGACGCCCGCGCTGTCGGGAGTGGCGGGCTGGTAGACGCTGGCGATCGCGATGGTGTCGCCGCCGGTCCGTGGCAGGAGTCGGCGCTGCAGTGCCAGCACCTGCGTGTGCTCTCGCTGGTGCTGACGAGCCAGGTCGACGTGGTGGGCGGTCCTGGCCACCAGTTCCTGCAGGTCGAGCAGCTCGCTGTCGCGGAAGGGGTTGTCCGCCCGCCGCCAGACCTCCGCCACGCCCAGTACGACGGGCGGCACACCGTCCAGAACCAGCGGTATGCAGGCCACACCCGCCGACCGGTCGACGGGCACGAGGGCACGCACCACTCGTGGGCTCTGGAGCACCCGCTCGACCGCCTCGCGGTCGGGTATGACGATGGTCTGCGGAGCATCGTTCCGAAGCACCGCCTGCGCCAGCAGACGACTCGCGTCGCCGGGGAGGTCGTCGCCCGGTGTCACATAGCCCTCGGGCCAGGCCCGGTCCGGCACCAGGGCTGCCCTCCGCAGTCGGATGCGCCTGCGCACCTGGCCGGTGACGCCTTCACCCGTCCACACGGCGAAGTCGAGGTCGACGGCGGCCACGTCTCCCCAGGCCAACAGGGACTCCGCCAGCGACTGGGCGGTCTCGCCGATGTCGAGCGACGTGCCGATCGCGGTCTCGGCGGCGTACAGGTGCAGCCTCTTGGCCATGGCGATGATGGAGACGGTCAGGCCCTCCTCAGGCGCCGCGGCAGGCAGGATGCTCAGCGAGACCACCAGCTCCGACCCGTCGCGGCGGCGCAGGCGCTGGATTCGGGCGACATGCGGCTGACCGGTCTCCACGACCTGCCGCAGCCGCCGTGTGACCGTCGGTACGTCCCAGGGAGGCAGGAGGTCGACGAATGGCTTCCCGGCCGCGGCGTCCAGACCCGCGAACACGGGGGCGTCCAGATTGCAGCGGGTGATCATCAAATCCTGGTTCAGGTTGACCGCGCCGAGAATCTGCTCCTGATGGCCGGCTGCCAGGCTGTCGGGTGCGGGGTGGCGCGCGGCGCGGTCCCCCTGCGCGTCGGCGGGATCGGCGGCCGGTCCACCGCGCGGGTTGTAGCGTCCCAGGGCTCGGCTGACCTGGTCGAACGCCGACGAGGACGAAGGGAGATGTGTGGAGTCCATACGACTCTCTCAGCAATCCCCGGCGCAGCACCGGGGCTGTAGTCGGACCCGTGCGAGGGGCCCCGAGATCCCTGACGGCACACCTCATTGAACAACAGCAGGAGCCGCTTCGCCCACACCAGCGCATGCGCGGTGACAGTGGACGGTGACGGCGTGCCGCGGCCCGTGGGGGCTGTGCTCACCCTTGCCGGGGCCGCCAGGATGCGACGACGGGCGCGGGAGCACTGGTTGCTGGAGGCACGTGTCGGCCGGTTTGACTCCGGCCTGCAGCAGCCGGCTCAGGGTCCGCTCATCGACGCACTTCTCATCCTCTGCCGGCGCTGCGGGCGTGCGCAGACGTCGGCTCCTCGAACAGGATCAACGAAACCGACCGTCTCGTCTACTTTCCCGCCGGTCGGAAACAGCGGCGTTCCCCGACACGGAGCCGTGCTGGGCTGCCGGTCACCGCGATGCGGAGCGACAGTACGGACCAAGGTGCGGAAGGGTCGACTGCGGACCCCGACTCCGGAGCGCCGGATCCTGCTCGTAGCGGCTTACTGGGGTACGACCTTGACGCTGCGGCAGCTCGCGCAACTGCTCGGGGTGTCGAAGTCGGCCGCCCATCGCACCGTCGGCCACCCCCTTCATGACTGCCGTCTGAAAGGCGACGGCGTTCACACCGCCATGCCAGACATCGCCCGGCTGCACAACCTCGCCCTCACCGGCAGCTCCCGCCCCGTACGAGACCAGCGAGGCAGGGAGGCGGCTCCCCGCCTCCCTGCCTCGGAGAATGCTCAGTCGACACAGAATTCGTTGCCCTCGATGTCCTGCATCGGGATGCACGACTCGTTTTCCTCATCCGCATACAGCGTTTGCACGTGGGTGGCGCCGAGCGCGACCAGTCGTGCGCACTCGGCTTCGAGCGCGGCGAGGCGCTCGTCCCCCACAAGCCCGGTGCCGACCCGGACGTCGAGATGCACCCGATTCTTGACGACCTTGCCTTCGGGGACGCGCTGGAAGTACAGCCGCGGGCCCACACCCGAGGGATCTGTGCACGCGAACCACGAATCCCGCTGCTCAGGTGGCTGCGAAAGGTTGAAGTCATCCCAAGTGGCAAACCCCTCCGGCGGCGGCGGTGCGACGTACCCCAACACCTCGCACCAGAAGCGAGCGAGGCGCTCAGGTTCGGCGCTGTCAAAGGTGACTTGGAACTTCTTGATCGCTGACATCGGCGCACCATAGCAGGCAGGCTCTGCCGGTCATTTCCCAGACGGATCCGCCCGAAGGCTGTGCTCGGAACACACCCGGATCGGCCCGGAACCCGTGACAGGGCGCGGCGCGGACGGATCGTCGCGGAGGACGCCGTCGGGCACGCCGCCCGGCACGGGGACTGTAGGGCTCCCTTTGATCTTCCTTCGACCGTGCAGGTTGGTTGGCGATCAGCAGGGTGATACCGGCACCGCACCCGCGTTGGATTCAGGGACCGGCAGAGACAGCAGCACGGTTGCGCAACCATGCTGCCTCTGTGGCTGTCAGATTCGGGTCGGCCAGTTTGATGTTGAGCGCCTCCTGGAGTCGCGGTGCGGGATCAGTTCCGCAACTGCCCTGGACGGCTCGCAGAAGCAAGCCCCGCCCCAGACGTGCGACGACGCCGGGGACATCAGCGCTGCCGACGGTCACGATGGTCATCGCCACATCGGCAGCGGGATCACCAGCGCGCGCGTTGCTCCAGTCGATCACCACGGGGCCGTGCGCCGTCAGAACGACGTTGTCCGGATGCAGGTCCAAGTGCAGCACTC is a genomic window containing:
- a CDS encoding type III polyketide synthase, with the protein product MAAYLCPPAVIHGEHAVKTSQIVAEVSDRHAHAAWAPRIDGIAASTGIETRGWMLPLETTVAPGNDSGLRTIGVEPAQQALTRDGFTQQDVDRVVAALETIPAPQTVQERTAPAWEAVQSYGERAARGALQSAGLDASDVDCLITSHSTTPALPGLDIALANKLPLRNDVMLLPATQWACIAGTRSLALAADLVAADPDRVVLVVIAEALSTTYQPADDTLESLIVRLLFADTAVAAVVTGRPRLESILRLDAAWHHTLPGTQDLHRLETRADGTHFVMDRRGPRAVQETVTAMWDWLRVRHQDSPGSWHPDVLLAHPGGTRVLEYMEQTMPETWPGGLLDYSRDSYTSGNRGGAAVFDILRRAHDAGQQKPGNRAVLYAAAPGLTATALEGEWL
- a CDS encoding polysaccharide deacetylase family protein, which gives rise to MAQHGGGRGWYGKAMGAALGVTLLATGASVWTAQAGAVDSSSRTAAPATPGSDIKQVAATIAHASEAGARGVNITIDDGPDPVWTPQVLDVLGEYGVKATFCMVGTQAQAHPDLVKKVVAAGHRLCDHSVSHNTAMDKDSQTYQSQQILDAERMITKASGGVRPMYYRAPGGAFTPYSRKLAASRGMRPLGWNVDTKDFERPGTDVIVATVERELPGGPTLLFHDAGGDRTQTVEALRRLLPRLKERGYSFGFPVR
- a CDS encoding cysteine hydrolase family protein; protein product: MQENEYPPGCTGLLLIDTVNEVFAENGKGYPQYKEEFERIGVVENLKSLLAGARRNGLHIFFSGMSYSDDEYRNWRHKSGIHQAMFESRLFEQGTWAVQFHPDFTPGPGEVALAPHKNIDVFMTTDLDTQLQRRGVEYLAIAGMIGSMCVESTGRGAMERGYHVTMLKDATASDGGKQEYDSMVGRYPLFAHSVLTVDEYLAAVEKSTGVR
- a CDS encoding alpha/beta fold hydrolase, with protein sequence MTTNSRERSDVPPREVRIPAPDGGRLWVERNGTGSPVVLLHGAGMDSRLWNAIVPELARHHDVIRYDARGLGRSTRPDKPFSDVEDLRAVLNHFGLRRAALVGLSMGGETALDFALAHPERVTALALIGASVSGHVWPQSPELSAYATARRERATATLAELELAIWAAMGRTAPGGELIETMVASNAEQRVVSEEHCVLSMGRDAEPHLADIAAPTLVVHGEHDHPEIAVIAERLVADIPRACGETISDADHYLPLRTPERLTKLLLSHLP
- a CDS encoding VOC family protein, encoding MSAIKKFQVTFDSAEPERLARFWCEVLGYVAPPPPEGFATWDDFNLSQPPEQRDSWFACTDPSGVGPRLYFQRVPEGKVVKNRVHLDVRVGTGLVGDERLAALEAECARLVALGATHVQTLYADEENESCIPMQDIEGNEFCVD
- a CDS encoding ATP-binding SpoIIE family protein phosphatase; its protein translation is MDSTHLPSSSSAFDQVSRALGRYNPRGGPAADPADAQGDRAARHPAPDSLAAGHQEQILGAVNLNQDLMITRCNLDAPVFAGLDAAAGKPFVDLLPPWDVPTVTRRLRQVVETGQPHVARIQRLRRRDGSELVVSLSILPAAAPEEGLTVSIIAMAKRLHLYAAETAIGTSLDIGETAQSLAESLLAWGDVAAVDLDFAVWTGEGVTGQVRRRIRLRRAALVPDRAWPEGYVTPGDDLPGDASRLLAQAVLRNDAPQTIVIPDREAVERVLQSPRVVRALVPVDRSAGVACIPLVLDGVPPVVLGVAEVWRRADNPFRDSELLDLQELVARTAHHVDLARQHQREHTQVLALQRRLLPRTGGDTIAIASVYQPATPDSAGVGGDWVNSFPLPDGRTALVVGDVVGHGLGAAATMGQLSMEARALLSAGLAPDEVLEHLDETVTLLDDAESGLAAGYSALGSTCCIALYDPVSHYVALASAGHLPPVLVTPDGHAVPLALRPHPGLGAEFALREPFDVHTFVAPPGSLLALYTDGLVEDPALSIDEGIDRLADVVSTVHPWDALQQAARHVVSTLAPARQRDDVTLLLARMIGYREGDTATWRLPARLDAPARARAQVFALLRQWRTRNDTRDEMVLLVSELVTNAVRFAAGPITVRLIRAGNGLLCEVGDTGNGRPRLKRGDLLDDSGRGLSVVHRLTTRWGVRWTDTGKVVWAEVAR
- a CDS encoding class I SAM-dependent DNA methyltransferase, which translates into the protein MTSSELWTRATADRYDAEETERSSAAVLGPTLAFLAELAGEGRALEFAIGTGRVGVPLRERGVPVVGIELSEHMAAVLRRKIDESMLPVTIGDMATTVVPGRFTLVYLVYNTITNLLTQDEQVECFRNAARHLEPGGRFVIELGVPPLRFLPPGQFAVPFDVSEQHLGFDTFDLVEQILVSHHFTRDDENGHYRRGTSRHRYVWPAELDLMARIAGLELERRVADWDGGPFAQDSQKHVSVWRKPI